Proteins encoded in a region of the Vicia villosa cultivar HV-30 ecotype Madison, WI linkage group LG5, Vvil1.0, whole genome shotgun sequence genome:
- the LOC131605326 gene encoding uncharacterized protein LOC131605326, whose product MKLQHRLWLCNEEWNEEFVTPTCIIPVFNMARPLAKICDINDSKELWKVVVRGGDIHVVVPAPHVSLFSEKMVLDHSYTVSNFKVQANVAAFRPSSHKFMLKFTAGTTVTEDNNAEIPPKPLVFTKFTDIINGNFNKDVLIDVIGMVESIGYSQTTSGGRKQQINMMLRDGGENTINCTLWESYAEQFMKFKQERGDDSGPIFVMIQYAKVKEQGKFPLSVTNTFNVTVLGLNTDLLPMKEFIESFPKDSMITLSGQEGSNSQLSAHNSENQQMTHVQKLLSKAVVMLIGDIIKLRTVCLEVVGHLF is encoded by the exons ATGAAG CTTCAGCATCGGTTATGGTTATGTAATGAAGAGTGGAATGAAGAGTTTGTAACTCCTACATG TATCATACCAGTGTTCAATATGGCAAGACCATTAGCAAAAATATGTGACATCAATGACAGCAAAGAACTTTGGAAAGTTGTTGTTCGT GGTGGTGACATACATGTTGTTGTTCCTGCACCGCATGTAtctcttttttctgaaaaaatggtCTTGGATCATAGTTACACTGTTTCCAATTTTAAGGTTCAGGCTAATGTTGCGGCTTTCAGACCTTCGTCTCATAAGTTTATGTTGAAGTTTACTGCTGGCACTACGGTTACGGAAGATAACAACGCTGAAATACCTCCAAAGCCGTTGGTGTTTACTAAATTTACTGATATAATTAACGGCAACTTTAACAAGGATGTGCTAATAG ATGTCATTGGTATGGTGGAAAGTATTGGGTATTCACAGACCACATCAGGTGGCCGGAAGCAGCAGATTAACATGATGCTGCGTGACGGGGG TGAGAATACTATCAATTGCACGCTTTGGGAATCCTATGCTGAACAATTCATGAAGTTCAAGCAGGAGCGCGGAGATGATTCGGGTCCTATTTTTGTCATGATTCAATATGCTAAAGTCAAGGAACAGG GTAAGTTTCCACTGTCCGTGACAAACACGTTTAATGTTACCGTCCTTGGTCTGAATACTGATTTGCTGCCGATGAAAGAGTTTATAGAAAG TTTTCCGAAGGATTCCATGATTACGTTGTCTGGCCAGGAGGGTTCCAATTCACAGCTTTCAGCACATAACTCTGAAAATCAACAGATGACTCATGTACAGAAATTGCTTTCAAAGGCTGTTGTAATGCTTATTGGGGATATTATTAAACTCAGAACTGTATGTTTGGAAGTTGTTGGCCATTTATTCTGA